A genomic region of Myxococcales bacterium contains the following coding sequences:
- a CDS encoding DUF3990 domain-containing protein, protein MPRQDTSFDIAKFGLYNSVLLKGKKSGKAGTLCGKRAPRGKMEELPKKQSDIYPFPVNPDGYTLLYAGIPIQAITDAVGTMIRGIRNVLGNRKTVSSESAEQIVIFSSDSFSAASEKKRMMDREKPENIYLLTESISKDGNRTFIVTELKLDESLFSPLKGAIKDKDVLERFSKYTKEWLEFIIAHRNRLQFYRNELESLVRIRQTFLDLDDAFQKEAIGLMEEIEPSEYIDNPTIKNPLKSAPPSNICTCLRNFVMMRRALQERGVAATYEEVRFLVLDRAFNDIVVASREFFGTMEIGTTTEAALFRSRLVRKWFGFDIPSHNLVYMPSAIGFMEFGDGAQVRLEFGKYEGAAGLQFTLHSTNKEGMKVPLATIGFHETDNEITINRYQGHKNRSSEMREFRRYSGGVAPLPWLANAVGRLLLGKALRSGKALKWISGEYVRMAYPHSGINSEDINSYFMTLQDARDYLSGEGKYMRVPADDFESTMGTIKKYNDTATALGFVRTMDDKDPSPWFVFDTSKPDIFGAGIAKGKGINPKKFERSIKDFDEALGTVSIPVMAQGKDFNPYWIFNNAPADLWSSENNPFVRDYAPYRTENSADPRRSEFFETQEVPSPASTGDTKLGDGKEAES, encoded by the coding sequence ATGCCTCGGCAGGATACCTCCTTCGATATAGCCAAGTTCGGACTGTACAATTCAGTGCTATTAAAGGGAAAAAAATCGGGCAAGGCCGGTACCCTCTGTGGAAAGAGAGCCCCCCGAGGCAAGATGGAGGAACTACCGAAAAAACAGTCCGATATATATCCCTTCCCTGTAAATCCAGATGGCTATACATTGCTCTATGCTGGCATCCCCATTCAGGCGATAACCGACGCCGTAGGCACCATGATAAGAGGCATAAGAAATGTATTAGGTAATCGCAAAACCGTGTCGTCCGAATCCGCCGAGCAGATCGTTATTTTTTCCTCTGATAGTTTCAGCGCCGCTAGTGAAAAGAAGAGAATGATGGATCGGGAAAAACCCGAAAATATCTATCTACTAACAGAGTCAATAAGCAAAGATGGTAATCGCACCTTCATAGTTACCGAATTAAAGTTGGACGAATCCCTATTTTCCCCCCTAAAGGGCGCCATAAAGGATAAGGATGTCTTAGAGAGATTTTCCAAATATACAAAAGAGTGGCTGGAATTCATCATCGCCCATCGCAACAGGTTGCAATTTTACAGGAACGAACTCGAAAGTCTGGTGCGGATAAGACAAACATTCCTCGATCTTGACGATGCCTTTCAGAAAGAGGCGATAGGCCTCATGGAAGAAATTGAACCATCCGAGTATATAGACAACCCCACCATCAAAAATCCGCTAAAATCCGCTCCGCCTTCGAACATTTGCACATGCCTCAGAAATTTTGTCATGATGCGCAGGGCACTTCAGGAGAGAGGAGTGGCCGCAACATACGAAGAGGTGAGGTTCTTGGTGCTTGATAGAGCCTTCAATGACATTGTAGTCGCTTCCAGGGAATTTTTTGGAACCATGGAGATCGGAACGACGACTGAAGCTGCTCTTTTCAGAAGCAGATTGGTCAGGAAGTGGTTCGGATTTGACATCCCATCACACAATCTTGTCTATATGCCTAGCGCCATTGGTTTTATGGAATTCGGTGATGGCGCGCAGGTAAGGCTTGAGTTCGGAAAATACGAAGGAGCTGCGGGCTTGCAGTTTACCCTACATTCCACGAACAAGGAAGGGATGAAAGTGCCCCTCGCGACCATAGGGTTTCACGAAACTGATAACGAGATAACAATCAATCGGTATCAGGGACATAAGAATAGAAGTAGTGAGATGAGGGAATTCAGGCGTTATTCCGGAGGAGTTGCGCCCCTGCCATGGCTGGCAAATGCGGTCGGCAGACTCCTCCTCGGCAAGGCCTTGCGCAGCGGCAAAGCGCTTAAGTGGATAAGTGGCGAGTATGTAAGGATGGCATATCCACATAGCGGCATAAACTCGGAAGATATCAATAGCTATTTTATGACCTTACAGGACGCGAGGGATTACCTAAGCGGTGAAGGCAAATACATGCGGGTTCCTGCGGATGATTTCGAAAGCACGATGGGGACTATAAAAAAATACAACGATACCGCAACGGCGCTTGGCTTTGTAAGAACTATGGATGACAAAGATCCTTCACCATGGTTTGTCTTCGACACTTCAAAACCGGATATCTTCGGAGCTGGGATCGCAAAGGGAAAGGGAATCAACCCAAAAAAGTTTGAACGCTCGATAAAAGATTTTGATGAAGCCCTCGGCACCGTAAGTATTCCGGTAATGGCGCAGGGCAAAGATTTCAACCCCTATTGGATCTTCAATAATGCGCCAGCGGATCTATGGTCTTCGGAAAACAACCCTTTTGTCAGAGATTACGCGCCATACCGCACGGAAAACAGCGCAGATCCAAGAAGATCAGAATTTTTTGAAACGCAGGAGGTTCCAAGCCCGGCATCGACAGGAGATACCAAGCTTGGAGATGGCAAAGAAGCAGAGAGCTGA
- a CDS encoding SET domain-containing protein, which translates to MTIHGTGAPFGLASTAFISNAVVATIPPSILSSALLAASADRAGMRSFFASMGLTYLPELGFINEDFRKEAATFSKKCLAATDKVSLCSAHSKDNDAREFLKAMSTGSKTLRYAMSEKIGIARINESIGLGCFALSKIEKDELIGEYTGYISEVSLLSGTNAYCMLFNPWIELVNHFTRKFLPTLVVDAEGGGNETRFINHAASGLMISDSGLSVENVELSTAFSAGLFHTLLHATRDIYEGEELRFDYGPSYWDKQMKKNDFTAYRLCKDGVCEIAAF; encoded by the coding sequence ATGACGATACATGGAACAGGCGCACCTTTCGGACTTGCAAGCACCGCCTTCATCTCAAATGCGGTGGTGGCAACTATTCCACCGTCCATACTGTCGTCCGCCCTTCTGGCGGCAAGCGCGGACAGGGCAGGGATGCGGAGTTTCTTCGCTTCGATGGGACTTACATATCTCCCGGAACTGGGATTCATAAATGAAGATTTCCGCAAAGAGGCTGCCACCTTCAGTAAAAAGTGTTTGGCAGCAACCGACAAGGTATCTCTCTGCAGTGCTCACAGCAAAGACAATGATGCGCGTGAATTTCTAAAAGCCATGAGCACGGGATCTAAAACTCTTCGCTATGCCATGTCAGAAAAAATTGGAATCGCCAGAATAAACGAATCGATCGGCCTCGGCTGTTTTGCACTTTCGAAGATCGAAAAAGATGAGCTCATCGGGGAATATACCGGATACATATCGGAAGTAAGCCTTCTGTCAGGAACAAACGCCTACTGCATGCTCTTCAACCCATGGATCGAGTTAGTAAATCATTTTACACGAAAATTTTTACCCACGCTCGTTGTCGATGCGGAGGGGGGCGGAAATGAAACCAGATTCATCAACCACGCCGCATCTGGACTGATGATATCCGACAGCGGACTCAGCGTCGAAAATGTGGAGCTTTCCACAGCTTTTTCCGCTGGGCTTTTTCACACGCTATTGCACGCCACGCGGGACATATACGAGGGTGAAGAATTGAGATTCGATTATGGTCCGTCCTACTGGGACAAACAGATGAAGAAAAACGATTTCACCGCATATCGGCTTTGCAAAGATGGCGTATGCGAAATCGCGGCATTTTAG
- a CDS encoding SLC45 family MFS transporter, whose translation MIQKKRVSILRIVLLSLGFFGIQGGFSIQFARVTPIFEKLGALANEIPWYWLAAPLTGFIVQPVVGYMSDRTWGALGRRRPYILFGTILSVLALFIMPNTTFLWTAVLNFWLLSFAIDFCMQPFRAFVADILPEEQVATGYSIQTILIGIGGGVGFWVAARDWLEIFPSLSIVASSSLQLQFYITGIIFLATIIITVISTKEYPPEDMEAFLKMKGKSKGIGAEFKSFFRELFVSLKEMPPLMRKLSGVQFFTWLGFFCMWMFYSVSVAKYIFGAAEIGSELYEKGVSFASDTMVAYQVVATAFAFLMPYLVKKITAVGVHTFGLVAAGIGLLSIYFISDPFYLYIAMIGVGFAWATTLAMPYTILVSLIPPQKYGIYMGIFNFFIVIPQILAALTLGRIMKTFLGNNEMAVVLLGGVFMFVAAVVLQSLRRYNKRVAAAEL comes from the coding sequence ATGATACAGAAGAAAAGAGTTTCGATACTGCGGATAGTCCTGTTAAGCCTTGGGTTTTTTGGAATCCAGGGAGGTTTTTCCATCCAGTTTGCCAGGGTAACCCCGATATTTGAAAAGCTCGGCGCGCTGGCAAATGAGATCCCTTGGTACTGGCTTGCTGCTCCGCTTACAGGTTTCATAGTTCAGCCCGTGGTTGGTTACATGAGCGACAGGACGTGGGGGGCGCTTGGCAGGAGAAGACCATATATACTTTTCGGCACGATACTTTCGGTGTTGGCGCTTTTTATAATGCCAAATACCACCTTTCTTTGGACCGCAGTTCTCAACTTCTGGCTTCTCAGCTTTGCGATAGATTTCTGCATGCAGCCCTTTCGCGCTTTCGTGGCGGACATCCTTCCGGAGGAACAGGTCGCGACGGGTTACTCGATACAGACCATACTCATCGGTATTGGCGGAGGGGTGGGTTTCTGGGTCGCGGCGAGGGACTGGCTTGAAATATTTCCCTCTCTAAGCATCGTGGCGAGCTCCTCGCTTCAGCTTCAGTTTTACATAACGGGAATAATATTCCTGGCCACGATAATTATCACCGTGATTTCAACGAAGGAATATCCTCCTGAGGATATGGAGGCATTTCTGAAGATGAAGGGAAAGTCGAAGGGGATAGGGGCGGAGTTCAAATCTTTTTTTAGAGAACTTTTCGTCAGTTTGAAAGAGATGCCGCCGCTGATGAGAAAGCTTTCGGGGGTGCAGTTCTTCACATGGCTGGGTTTTTTCTGCATGTGGATGTTCTATTCGGTGTCGGTGGCGAAATATATATTTGGTGCTGCTGAAATCGGCAGCGAACTTTACGAAAAAGGGGTTTCCTTCGCCAGCGATACCATGGTGGCATATCAGGTGGTTGCCACGGCGTTCGCCTTTTTGATGCCGTATCTTGTGAAGAAGATCACAGCCGTCGGCGTTCACACATTCGGCCTTGTTGCAGCGGGGATAGGTTTGCTTTCCATTTATTTCATCAGCGATCCGTTCTATCTTTATATAGCGATGATTGGAGTGGGTTTCGCATGGGCCACTACGCTGGCGATGCCCTACACTATTCTAGTATCTTTAATCCCGCCGCAAAAATATGGCATCTACATGGGCATATTTAACTTCTTCATAGTCATTCCGCAGATACTTGCAGCGCTTACCCTCGGCAGGATCATGAAGACCTTCCTGGGAAACAACGAGATGGCCGTCGTTCTGCTGGGTGGGGTATTCATGTTCGTAGCGGCGGTCGTGCTCCAGTCTCTCAGGCGTTACAACAAGAGGGTGGCTGCAGCAGAGCTTTGA
- a CDS encoding radical SAM protein → MIQKRPPWYRGAFYYFRCLALRKPRLVNLELTKKCNASCSFCTYWQMDSKNEISDYSPIIKMFKPVVLSITGGEPLMRKNYDEILRKVRPYCHYLSLITNGALLNENSARKLAEAGVNQISVSLDYLSDEHDRVRMISGLFDHISKTLPKLTAAGYRLSLNTIMMESNLDQIVPIAHQAKEWGADVSYSAYCSLKSDDDSQMVKKQRLERLLNVVEELKVLKRKLKNIKNSDYYFSKLYQYFENGCVPGCKAGERWIQVTPDGYIQQCSELPRLCHYTEFSKDKLKKISCCKCWYTCRGEAEANPLEPRRLFELMMS, encoded by the coding sequence ATGATACAGAAACGCCCGCCCTGGTACAGAGGGGCATTTTATTACTTCAGGTGCCTTGCCCTGCGGAAGCCGCGGCTTGTAAACTTGGAGCTGACCAAAAAATGCAATGCCAGTTGTTCCTTTTGTACCTATTGGCAGATGGATTCGAAAAATGAGATCTCGGACTATTCCCCAATCATAAAGATGTTCAAGCCGGTCGTTCTCTCGATCACGGGGGGTGAGCCGTTGATGCGAAAGAACTACGACGAGATACTTAGAAAGGTTCGTCCGTATTGTCACTATCTGTCGTTGATCACCAACGGTGCCTTGCTGAACGAAAATTCTGCCAGAAAGCTCGCGGAAGCGGGGGTCAACCAGATCAGCGTCTCTCTCGATTACTTGAGCGATGAGCATGACAGGGTAAGGATGATATCCGGGCTTTTCGATCATATATCCAAAACTCTGCCCAAACTCACGGCTGCCGGATACCGGCTATCTCTCAACACTATAATGATGGAGTCCAATCTGGATCAGATCGTGCCGATCGCACATCAAGCCAAGGAATGGGGGGCCGATGTTTCCTACTCGGCCTACTGCTCACTCAAGAGCGATGATGATTCCCAGATGGTGAAAAAACAGCGTCTGGAGCGTCTGCTGAATGTGGTCGAAGAACTCAAGGTTTTAAAACGCAAGCTTAAGAATATAAAGAATTCCGATTACTACTTTTCGAAGCTGTACCAATATTTTGAGAACGGGTGCGTCCCCGGATGCAAGGCGGGAGAGAGGTGGATTCAGGTTACGCCGGATGGGTACATCCAGCAGTGTTCGGAGTTGCCTCGCCTCTGCCACTATACCGAGTTCAGCAAAGACAAACTCAAAAAGATATCATGCTGCAAATGTTGGTATACCTGCAGGGGAGAGGCGGAGGCCAATCCCCTCGAGCCCAGAAGGCTTTTTGAGCTGATGATGTCGTAG
- a CDS encoding CDP-alcohol phosphatidyltransferase family protein, giving the protein MKTEALIYVPSDTPEAMAMATRKVAGVPLIIRGVMTLKQSGIKSLSLLIASSQRERIVRFLGRYNDSVLPEIKILEYEEHYGISEELAKKVVENAFERLLLINSNLIFEKELVHLFKETPMPQGGSIRCKAGAHSIPMYEVSSNAIERLHKEVAVRPRSIETAIRIMLEGGDVAIVNKPAEINTFLVTHCRERAVAEKSLAEAIRLRIDGPVARYINKRISLPVSLILSKLWISPNTITAFNIIVGVFSGVFVADGNRYHYILAGAILFQLASIIDGCDGEVAKLTFRATKFGQYADTLCDNLSLGSFITGLIAGYWRQTHSYVAFYIGSILVFTTGVTFFWMIRFLKKNTDSASLVTYDKQYLSKLKEQPKFLMIFIKYGKYLLKKDVFSFMFLCSAIFGVLYWWLFLATLGTSSAAIVLTYLNIAESLKKRTPTVIASEGKNL; this is encoded by the coding sequence ATGAAAACAGAGGCTCTGATATATGTCCCCTCTGACACCCCGGAGGCAATGGCGATGGCCACCAGAAAGGTCGCCGGCGTGCCGCTGATCATAAGAGGGGTGATGACCTTGAAGCAATCGGGAATAAAAAGCCTCTCGCTGTTGATAGCCTCTTCCCAGAGGGAAAGGATAGTCCGGTTTCTCGGCAGGTACAACGACTCCGTACTCCCTGAAATAAAAATCCTTGAATATGAAGAACACTACGGAATAAGTGAAGAGCTCGCAAAAAAGGTCGTCGAGAACGCTTTTGAAAGGCTCCTGCTTATAAATTCCAACCTGATATTCGAAAAAGAGCTGGTCCACCTCTTCAAGGAAACCCCGATGCCGCAGGGAGGTTCGATAAGATGCAAGGCCGGCGCACATTCGATACCGATGTACGAAGTATCATCGAACGCAATAGAGAGGCTCCATAAAGAAGTCGCAGTGCGTCCAAGATCCATCGAGACCGCGATCCGCATCATGCTCGAAGGGGGCGATGTAGCGATAGTCAATAAGCCAGCGGAGATAAATACGTTCCTCGTCACCCACTGCCGCGAACGTGCGGTCGCTGAAAAATCGCTGGCAGAAGCCATTCGGTTGCGCATAGACGGCCCCGTGGCGAGATACATCAATAAGAGGATTTCGCTCCCTGTAAGCCTCATACTTTCCAAACTATGGATAAGCCCCAATACGATAACCGCTTTCAATATAATCGTAGGAGTTTTTTCAGGCGTATTCGTTGCAGATGGCAACAGGTACCATTATATACTCGCCGGCGCGATACTCTTCCAGCTGGCATCGATAATAGATGGCTGCGATGGAGAGGTGGCAAAGCTCACCTTCAGGGCGACGAAATTCGGACAATACGCCGACACGCTATGCGACAATCTCTCATTGGGAAGTTTCATCACAGGGCTCATCGCCGGCTATTGGAGACAAACGCACTCCTACGTTGCCTTCTACATCGGATCTATACTGGTTTTCACGACCGGAGTCACATTCTTCTGGATGATACGTTTTCTGAAAAAGAACACCGACTCGGCTTCCCTTGTTACCTACGACAAGCAGTATCTCAGCAAGCTGAAGGAACAACCCAAATTTCTGATGATTTTTATCAAGTACGGAAAATATCTGCTCAAGAAAGACGTCTTTTCGTTCATGTTTCTCTGCTCCGCCATATTCGGTGTTCTGTACTGGTGGCTGTTTCTAGCTACGCTTGGAACGTCATCTGCTGCGATAGTTCTCACCTATCTAAATATCGCGGAATCGCTCAAAAAACGCACGCCGACTGTAATCGCATCGGAAGGGAAAAACTTATGA
- a CDS encoding HAD family hydrolase has product MTTKKSEAWNRDDESKETCKKVVMFDFDGTIVDSMSAFADIASEVMPKYYPVTKGDARRMYIETSGVPFFQQLEQLFPNNPQNSAAADEFEKTKLKDYLEKGAFEDVASTIDTLRRNGITTVVSSNNFQELVDAHVEKIGIKFDMVLGFKPNFAKGKDHFDHIEQKLGTSPEEIIFVGDSIKDGERALSCGVNFIGKEGTFPAERFKNTFPDAGVISNISELVDILVNTNNSQES; this is encoded by the coding sequence ATGACAACAAAAAAATCAGAAGCGTGGAATCGCGACGACGAATCGAAGGAAACTTGCAAGAAGGTCGTCATGTTCGATTTTGACGGCACTATAGTCGATTCGATGTCAGCGTTCGCCGATATAGCCTCTGAAGTCATGCCAAAGTATTATCCGGTGACCAAGGGCGATGCACGCCGCATGTACATCGAAACATCTGGCGTTCCTTTCTTTCAGCAGCTCGAGCAACTCTTTCCGAACAACCCTCAAAACAGCGCCGCTGCGGATGAATTTGAAAAAACCAAGCTCAAGGACTACCTTGAAAAAGGAGCTTTTGAAGATGTCGCTTCAACTATAGATACACTTCGCAGAAACGGTATCACGACAGTAGTTTCGTCGAACAACTTTCAAGAGCTGGTCGATGCGCACGTTGAAAAAATAGGAATCAAATTTGACATGGTATTGGGCTTCAAGCCAAATTTTGCCAAGGGAAAGGATCACTTCGATCACATCGAACAAAAACTCGGCACTAGCCCTGAAGAAATAATTTTCGTCGGCGATTCGATAAAGGACGGAGAGCGGGCCCTTTCCTGTGGCGTGAACTTCATAGGGAAGGAAGGAACATTCCCTGCAGAGCGTTTCAAGAATACCTTTCCAGATGCCGGGGTGATATCCAACATCTCGGAACTGGTGGACATCCTAGTCAACACCAATAATAGCCAGGAGAGCTGA
- a CDS encoding NTP transferase domain-containing protein, with amino-acid sequence MQAIIMAAGTGSRLLNLTKSMPKAMVKVCERELIRYVMDFLDNERISKKILVTGFANETIESLVRKEFPETTIAHNPDFRLGNILSLKKALPLVDDDMLLMNADHIYPRRMFPYILKNVDGVTAICDFDRILGEDDMKVRLNHRGQLCAIDKKLLQFDCGYIGMTFCPRESLTAYKEAVASVIREKGNSACAENVLAWLGARSFEINICDASGMRWLEVDTQEDLARAEESIKQNEGLLR; translated from the coding sequence ATGCAGGCGATAATAATGGCAGCCGGAACCGGAAGCCGGCTTTTAAATCTCACTAAAAGCATGCCCAAGGCTATGGTAAAAGTTTGCGAGCGCGAACTTATCCGATACGTCATGGACTTTCTTGACAATGAAAGAATATCCAAAAAAATTCTCGTCACCGGATTTGCAAACGAAACAATCGAATCGTTGGTAAGAAAAGAGTTTCCAGAAACCACTATAGCACACAACCCGGACTTCAGATTGGGGAATATCCTTTCGCTGAAAAAAGCCCTGCCGCTCGTAGATGACGACATGCTTTTGATGAACGCGGATCACATCTATCCTCGGAGGATGTTTCCTTATATCTTGAAAAATGTCGACGGCGTCACGGCGATCTGCGATTTCGACAGAATACTCGGAGAGGACGACATGAAAGTTCGCCTGAATCATCGCGGACAGTTGTGCGCCATCGACAAAAAGCTCCTTCAGTTCGACTGCGGCTACATCGGCATGACGTTCTGTCCCAGGGAAAGCCTGACCGCTTATAAGGAAGCCGTGGCTTCCGTGATAAGGGAAAAAGGAAATTCCGCCTGCGCAGAGAATGTACTGGCATGGCTTGGCGCTAGATCGTTTGAAATAAACATATGCGACGCCTCCGGCATGCGATGGCTGGAAGTGGACACGCAGGAAGACCTAGCCAGAGCCGAAGAGTCGATAAAACAGAATGAGGGCCTTCTGAGATGA
- a CDS encoding flippase-like domain-containing protein, translating into MTRKLTKMAKFVFFLMGGLMLVALIGKIGVDTIISNIIAIKWMFVPVLAISGCWYVLYTGAWMQFLKRLNDSIPFWDLFRIKIAGEAVNTLTPVNFIGGDPLRIYLLKRNFPVAEGAASVVVDRTLHSAATLIVILLGIIVSFLTFHHLPANIKYGVPIALLVSMGFILFVLIHQRRGFFGLMLNLCRRIGIKKEFSEKTIDRFTKLDSHIIDFYRTNYRGFLIALFYHVVGRLLGITEIYVIGKAASEKFTFFAALVLTALAPMVNAVFAFIPGALGVLEGAYSGVLYLMNLDPSIGIAIQIAKRIRSLFWILLGLFFLGAHNRKKIWEEQSLIEEV; encoded by the coding sequence ATGACAAGAAAACTGACAAAAATGGCGAAGTTTGTTTTCTTTTTGATGGGTGGGCTGATGCTCGTCGCCCTGATCGGAAAGATCGGCGTAGACACAATCATATCGAACATAATAGCGATAAAATGGATGTTCGTTCCGGTTCTCGCAATAAGCGGTTGCTGGTACGTCCTCTACACCGGCGCCTGGATGCAGTTCCTAAAGCGCCTGAACGACAGCATACCTTTTTGGGATCTATTCAGGATCAAAATAGCCGGCGAAGCTGTAAACACCCTCACCCCGGTAAACTTCATAGGTGGTGACCCATTGAGGATCTACCTTCTCAAGAGAAATTTTCCTGTGGCAGAGGGAGCTGCATCGGTCGTCGTCGACAGAACACTGCACAGCGCTGCAACTCTGATTGTAATACTTCTCGGAATCATCGTCTCCTTTCTTACCTTTCACCATCTTCCGGCAAATATAAAATACGGAGTCCCCATAGCCCTGCTCGTCTCTATGGGATTCATACTCTTCGTGCTGATACATCAGAGACGCGGATTTTTCGGACTGATGTTGAATTTGTGCCGGCGCATCGGAATAAAAAAAGAGTTCTCGGAAAAAACGATAGACAGGTTCACGAAGCTAGATTCGCATATCATAGATTTCTACAGAACCAATTACAGGGGTTTTTTGATCGCACTGTTTTATCACGTCGTAGGAAGGCTTCTTGGAATCACCGAAATTTACGTTATAGGAAAAGCTGCATCGGAAAAGTTCACGTTCTTTGCAGCTCTTGTTCTAACCGCCCTCGCACCCATGGTAAACGCTGTATTCGCCTTCATCCCCGGAGCGCTTGGAGTGCTCGAAGGAGCATACAGCGGCGTGCTGTATCTGATGAACCTCGATCCTTCTATAGGAATAGCGATACAGATCGCCAAAAGGATACGCTCCCTTTTCTGGATACTTCTCGGCCTCTTCTTCCTCGGCGCCCACAACAGGAAGAAAATCTGGGAGGAACAGTCGCTGATTGAAGAGGTATAG
- a CDS encoding class II aldolase/adducin family protein yields MFSDKIWKKNSKQAIAGVCHRLYENGYLVATSGNVSVRHESGFYITPASTRKDCVRPKDIVLCDDNGRTLEPSKKPSSEAAMHREVYRQRPDVAAAIHAHPHYSIACSLSGISLSKIILPELAIYIGPVPIVPYATPGTEELPEALIPYLPDHNAFLLSRHGVLVLGKDLEDAFNRLEHLEQIARVAYLVKSMGGIEPMSKHEVKKIAERARSLGEQITGALRRIME; encoded by the coding sequence ATGTTTTCGGATAAAATCTGGAAAAAAAATTCCAAACAGGCGATCGCGGGGGTCTGTCACAGGCTCTATGAAAATGGATATCTCGTCGCCACCAGCGGCAACGTATCTGTGCGGCACGAATCGGGCTTCTACATAACACCGGCATCCACGCGAAAGGACTGCGTAAGACCTAAGGATATCGTCCTGTGCGATGATAACGGACGCACGCTAGAACCTTCGAAAAAACCATCTTCTGAAGCAGCGATGCACAGGGAGGTGTACAGACAGCGCCCTGACGTTGCAGCAGCGATACACGCGCATCCGCACTACAGCATTGCATGTTCTCTTTCTGGGATCTCCCTTTCCAAGATCATACTTCCGGAACTCGCCATATACATAGGCCCGGTTCCGATCGTGCCCTATGCTACACCCGGAACCGAAGAGCTGCCCGAAGCGCTTATCCCATATTTACCGGATCACAACGCTTTTTTGCTCAGCCGGCATGGTGTGCTAGTTCTCGGAAAAGACCTTGAAGACGCATTCAACAGGCTAGAACATCTAGAGCAGATCGCACGCGTAGCATATCTGGTGAAATCGATGGGCGGAATAGAGCCAATGAGCAAACACGAAGTCAAAAAGATCGCGGAGCGCGCACGTTCTCTGGGCGAACAAATAACAGGCGCCCTGCGCAGAATAATGGAATGA